Below is a genomic region from Timaviella obliquedivisa GSE-PSE-MK23-08B.
TTCAATCCAGCGGCGCGGAATTTTGTAGCTACCGCGCCAGTTGTCTCGCAGGAAGTGCAATATCTCACCTTTGATATAGAGCACAGCAAATGAACTAAATGCCACGTTACGCGCGGGATCAAAGCGTTGAATGGCTTTGTCTAGCCCAATCACACCGCACTGAATTAACTCATCCAAGTCTTCGCCACAACAATCTTTAAGTTGGGTGGCGATCGTCACCACTAGCCCGTTATTTTGCTTGATCAAGCTGCTTCTCAAATGCTTGACCTTTGGCGAGTCTGTACCCTTCGCTCGATGATACGCCTCCAGCATTTCGGCATTGTTCGTTTTTTTAATTACCATTGATGAGTTTTGCCGAAGCGTCCAGGAATTTACTACTTCTAAAATGGGAAAAAAAGTTGTCTTTTCTATCAGAATTGCAAAAAAATTTTCCTCAACAAATTCCGCCGCAGACTCAAGGTATTTAACCGAGAGCAGTTCTTCCAATTTTTTGCAATCGTTCCAACGCCTTCGCCATATCGTCTAGGGTTTGGTAGCTAATCGCTTTCTCTTCATCGCTCCCATTCCCCTTTCTTGCGTCCTCAATTTGACCTTGTAGTCGAGACGAGAGCAGTATTAAACCTGCTTTAGCTGCGTTGTAGCACCTTGCATCCCACTCCGCTAAATCGCCTGCTAGTGCGGTTGATTTTTGTTCTTGACGCTTATTAGAAACAGTTTGGAGGTATCGCTCTGCCTCAACTTTCCAATTCTCTGAAGCCGCTTTTTCTCGCAAATAAGACGGTGCGCAACCGTGCGTCTCTGCAAGCTGCTCAAGAGTCGGTCGAGACGCTTCATCCGGTGCGTGGATGTATTCCTCTTTAATCTTCTGCCAGTTGTATTTTGCCAAGGAGTTCCAAAACCGACACCGTGTCGGATCTTGTCGGAAAATTCCCACGATCGCCACCCAACGCCGTTTCTATCCTTCTAGTCGTTATATAGACAACCGTTTTTTCGATCGTGATGCGTGGCACTGATACGACTCACGCTCACTGTTCAGCAACACGCATCACAAAACCATTGCCGCTCACCGGAATGCTTGGAGAGGATTAGTTTAACAAGCAAAGGAGACACGAAATGCACACCCAACAAGAACTTCAAGCCATGACCGTTGAACAACTGATTGAAATCTACATTCAAATGGGTCTGCGCTCCACTCGGATGAACAAACATTTCATCGTTAAGGACTGGCTGATTGAAGACATCTTGCGCGGTGCAGGCATTTAGTTCACTCTCACGCTTTTATTTCACGTTTCTATCCAGTTCTAAACACATACAGGAAACAACCATGTCTTACACCATCAAACAACTCAACAACTTCAACTCCGCACAACTGAACGCGATCGCCATTGACCTAAACCTTAATCTTTATGGAGCTAAGAAAACCAAAGCCCAACTGATTAACCTGATTTTACAAGTGCAAGATAACCCTGAATTGCAAGTTACGTTATCCGCTGAAGCATTTCAACCTAATACTTCTGAACCAAAAGCGTTTCAACTTGCCACACCGCAACACACCCGCGAACAACTGACCGTGCGCGAAATGACCAAGCCTAAACTACAGGCGATCGCATCTGGTTTAGAGATTGAGTTCCAATCAGACTGCACCAAAGCTCAGTTAGTTGATTGGATCTTGTTTGCTCAAGAGCAAGTAGAAGTTGCTGAAACTCCAGAAGTTCTGGAAGAAAACTTGAACGAGGATTCTTCGGAACAAGTTGAAGTTGAGAACGAGATTGAGTGTGAAGTGGAGGTTGAAATCGAGGATGAGGACGATGTAGACCAAATTGAACTCAGCTACCACGAACGCTTGGTGATTTACCTGTACGATCGCGCTCAACACGATGATCAGGATGCCAAGGTTCTGCTGGCTGGATTGGGCGATTACATTCAATCTTTGAGCGCCAAATCTGCTAAAGCCATCAAACCTCGCAAGCCCTCTGGTGCTCGTGTAAATGACCCTGCTGCCAAACTGGCGATCGCCAAAACCTGTTGGGATGCAGTCCAAATCCATGGCTCCGTCAAACTAGCGGCGGCTGATTTGGACAAGTCGCCCCATTACACCAAAGTTCTGGCACAGGCTTACGCCCTCTACCAGGAGTCTGCGATCGTTCGTAATGCTTATGATGCGGGTGAGTTAGGCTGGACAAAACTGTACAACCTGGCATTCCGCTTCAAGAAGTCTGATACTCTCGAATCGGTTGAAGCTCAACTGGCGGCATAGACTGCCAAACTCGCGCTGACACCAGCGCGATCGCCCTTTCATCTCGCACGTTAATCCATACAACCTCTAAAACCCCACTTTGCAAGAGATTGCAGTAGTGGGTTAATTTTTGACGAATCTCTGACGATTGACAGATGGGCGATTTAGGTAGCTCCAACTGGTCAGCGATCGCTACAGGCACGATGCCCGCCACCAAGTCGCCATAGTTGTACACGGGGATAGACTCCCCCTGAAACTGTACCCGCTTACGAATTGCCCTAAGATCGCCCCTCAGAGTCTTGGTGCTGACCTGATTCACTGGTTTTGGTTTAGCCATAGCTTTAGTGTAATTTTCATCCAACCTAACACGACAGGATACAAAAGAAACACTATTGACACTTGATACAAAACCAGTGATAGTTTAAAAATCGAATTCGATAAATCAAAAGTCGAATTCGGGTTTAGGATTTTAGCTCAACAAAAAGCGATCGCTAGTTTTGCCAACCCCGCGATCGCCTCTAACACTCAATCAGAAAAGAAATGCAAGACTTAATTGAAACAGGGCTGAGCGAGGAAGTCAAACCTCCGCCAGACCATCCACGAAAGAACCCGCTGATTGGAAGGCTAATCAGCGATCGAGAAGCGAGTGATACCGCAGCCACTCGAACCCAGCTTGAAAAATTTGACGACATTCAAACCGCTCACCGGAACTTAGACCCACTGCGAACCGATGAGATTTACCTATTCGGCATCTCGGTAAATATTGGAGTTGGACGGCTCACCATTGACTGTGGTGAGATTGAGATTAACCCCGAACTGAGCGAGGCGATCGCGTCTGCTAATGGACGTTTTACCATTACCTTACCTATCTTCAAAGACCTGCTGAAGAAGGGCAGTAAGCTAGCAACTCGTCGCCGGAAGATTCAAAAGTTTCTACGGTTTGCTAACCCTTATTGGTACGTTTCAAAAAAAGATCTGGTTGCAGTGCGTGACGAAATCTTCAAGACCGTTGAAAGCGATCGTGATCAAGATAAGGGAATGTTGCAACTCTTGAATGAGTTGAAAGCAGAGGCGATGGCAGGATACGACAACGCTTTCGCTGATTTCCTTTCGGAGCTAGAAGCCGTATTGCTGAAGGCAAGTCCATTTAGCCGCGATCGCATTGATGAACTGCTAGAACGCTATGCCGAGCAATTCCCAACCCGGCAAGAGGTGCTAGAGAATTTCAACGTTGTGTTGGAAGGTCCGATCAAGATTCCAAGTCTGGTGGAAGAAGCCACTCGCAATGCTGACCTGGCAGAGCAGTTGGAACGAGAAGAACAGGCGCAGTTGAAGCGAATGAAAACTGAGCAAGCTGTCAACGTTCAGGTTAAAGAGCAGGCAGCGATCGCAGAGCTGCAAGCCTACTGGATTAAATCAGTTCAAGAATCCTTTGCCGTGGGAATTCGCAATGCTCAGGACGATGCTTATGGATTAATTGCTGACCTGTTGAGCGCGATCGAGCAGGTTGATGATCCGGCGCGGGTCAACGGCAATCTCAAGAAACGGTTGGACGGCAAACTTCGTGACCTGGAAACAGCCGTCAATCAGGTTGCTTCTGTGAATGAAGGTGGACTGGATACCAGCCTCCAAAGCTTTGCTGAGCAGGTACGACAGCTCAAGGTTTTAACGACTTCGGCGGTTGCTCCAGAACGGTTGCAGGAACGGCTAGAAGACTTGCGATCGCGCATGACCGAGGAGCTTGAGCAGGTTTTTACCAGTGATAAAAGAGGGCACAAAGCCCTTGCTAAATGGTTAATTTACGAGGAAGAAACTGATGTCACACTTTAGCCAAATCAAGACCAAGATGACCAATGAACGGGCGATCGTCGCGGCGTTGGAAGAGATGGGTTACAAGGTTGAGGTTCATCAAACCGCTAAGAAGCTCAACAGTCGATATTCGGCTGCACGGCGGCAAAAAATGAAGGCAAACATCATTCTTCGAGAAACAGCCGTTGATTTTGGCTTGCTCAAAACTGAGGATGGCACCTATGAGGTGATTGGAGACATGATGTATTTCCAGATTCAGATGATCGCCCAGTCGCTGCCGATGCACTATGCCAAGCAGGTGATTATTCAGCAGGCGGAAGAGTTAGGAGATGAATATGTCGTTGTCCCAAACTTTGTAAATAGCCAGCTTCAGGGCTACACCATCACCGTCGATAAAACACCCCAACTGGCGATCGGGCAGTCCAGCGTGACCAATCAAATATTTGTCGGAGGGTCTTACTAATGCAGATTATTTTCACCATCGATGCTCAGGGCAACATTACCAGCGAAGTGGAAGGCGGCGATGGTACTAATTGCCTGGATGCCACCAAGCCTTACGAAGAAGCTCTTGGCGACGATAAACCCAAGCGAGAAATGAAAGCTGAGGCATCGCAGTTGAACGCGATTTCCCTCACAACTAAAACTCAAGTGCGTTTGTAAGAAAAAGGGAGGTCACTCAGCCTCCCCCAATGATTTTGTATGTAGCAAACAAGGATTTTAACCCATGACTGCTTTCAATCGTATTCGAGATTTCTTTGGTGCAGCATTACCCGTCGTCGCACTGGACTCTCCTAGCGCTGAAGAACTGACCACCATTGAAAAAATTCATGTCGAGGTGGGCAAGCGGCTAAAGCTGCCCGTCTATGTCTTCGACCTGGCAGCCGGACTGCGCCAAGTGGTTTCGGTTCAGGAAGCCACCTACTTTTTGGAAGATGGTAGCGAGTTTGAGGGCGAAGTATTTCAGCACTCTACAGGGTTTTGGACGGGCGATCCTGAGAACGGTCTTGAGGAAAAGCAGCTTCGCCAAGAAAACCGCAACGTTAGCGGTATCGACCTCAAACCGATCGCCACTCAGTTCCGCAATCCGTTAATCGATATCTGCAAACACATTGAGCAGTTCGATAAAAAAGGGATCTTCGTTCTAATCGATTTGCATCATTTTCTAAGTGGCGATCGCACCGTTTGGGAGTTCCGTCGCTCCATCAAACACCTCGCCACAGCACTGAAACAATCCCATAAGCGGGTGGTGTTGCTAGGCAGCGATATTCGGCTAGATGCCGATTTCTCTGGGCTGGTTTACGACGCGCATAATATGTTGCCTGAACTGGCAGAGATTCAAGAGGCAGTCAACCTTTGCATCAACGATATGGAGCAGGAGTTTACGGCGATCGGGGGCAAAAATAAGTTCAAGGTGCAGCTCGACGGCGAGGAACGGGAGGCGATTTTTACAGCCTGTCGAGGGTTAAGCATTGAGGAGGCATTGAACGCACTGCGAATTGATATGCGATCGCGCCGTCGTGTCGATGGAGCCACAGCAGCAGCCGTAACATTGTTCAAGATTGAGAAACTGGAGAAGCTGAACATTCGCTTTTCTCATCCTCCAGACGTTGTGCCAGGTGGAGTTCAGGAGTTCAAAGCATGGGTGCAACAGCGAAAAAGATTGTTCAATGCAGTCGTATCTAAGCAGCCGATCAAGCTGAAATTACCCGTTCCTAGAGGTTGTTTAATTGTTGGGCCATCAGGAACAGGTAAGAGCCTATTAGCAAAAACTTTGGGCAACTGTTGGAATATCCCCATTCTGCAAGTCGATATTGGTTCATTTTATTCCAGCCTGGTAGGAGAAACCGAGGCGAACTTTAGGCGGTTTACGCGCATGGTGGATCACATTGGACCTTGTGTTGTACTGCTGGATGAGGTTGAAAAAGCGCTCGCTGGCGTTGGCGGGCAAAGTAACGACAGTGGCGTGAGCCAGCGACTGTTCGGTTCATTGCTGACCTGGATGAACGATAAAACCTCACCATGCTTTGTCGTGGCAACTGCCAACAATATTGAAGCGCTGCCGCCCGAATTCAAGCGTAAAGGACGCTTTGACGAAATCTGGTTTGTGGACACTCCTAACCAGGCAGAGCGGCGCGAGATTCTGACCGTGCATCTCTCCCGGCATGGTGTGGAGATGAGCGATCGCCACCTCGATATCCTCGTCAAGCTCACTGACGAATTTGTTGGGGCAGAACTGGGGCAGGTGACCAACGAAGCTGCGATCGTTGCCGCCGAAGCTGGACGTGATGAGATTCTCTTGTCCGACATGGAAGAGGCGATCGCTCAGACGGTTCCATTGGCGCGATCGCAGGCTGACACGTTGGCTAATCTGAGGGAATGGGCAACGACAGCGGCTCGTCCTGCTAGTAAGGCTGAAGCAGTGCAGGAGGCGATCGCCCAGCCTATGAACGGCAAGCGCGGTAAGCCTCAGATGTTGATCGAAGATTAAAATCATTGGGGTCAGGGTTAGTAAAATCTGACCCCAATAAAAGGTTTTGAAGTCATATCACTGAGGAAAATGAAATGAAAAGCATAAGGCTAAAAAATGGAACAACAGAGCTTCAGCAAACAGTATGTTAAAAGCATTGTTAATCTACAGTCTCAGCACTTGTGTCACAGCGTTGAAAATAAGATGATTTGCAGAGGTGGGCGCGATTTAATGCTGCGAGTCATGTTTGTTCAGAGATTGATTGAAGCGCCGACTGATGAGGCGTTTGATACAGCACGAAAAGAACATTTAGAGCAGAAATAATTATGAAAACTAGCTACTATGCCATCACGCCCGACACGACACTAGGCGCGATCGCCATCAGCCTTTACCCACCGCCCAACACTCGCTACCAGCAATACAAATGTCTGGCTCCAACCAAGCGCCTACTCAGCGAATATAAATACGATTTTCTAGACGAGGAGGGTTACACGAAAATTTATCGTACTCAGTTAGCAGAACTTGATCCGATCGCCGTCTGGAACGTGCTGCACCAAATCGCCGATCCACTTGGCAAGGTTG
It encodes:
- a CDS encoding DUF1257 domain-containing protein, translated to MSHFSQIKTKMTNERAIVAALEEMGYKVEVHQTAKKLNSRYSAARRQKMKANIILRETAVDFGLLKTEDGTYEVIGDMMYFQIQMIAQSLPMHYAKQVIIQQAEELGDEYVVVPNFVNSQLQGYTITVDKTPQLAIGQSSVTNQIFVGGSY
- a CDS encoding DUF488 domain-containing protein, with translation MKTSYYAITPDTTLGAIAISLYPPPNTRYQQYKCLAPTKRLLSEYKYDFLDEEGYTKIYRTQLAELDPIAVWNVLHQIADPLGKVEPILLCYERSGSFCHRRIVADWLGAAMNVEIPEFEKPSSIKQISLF
- a CDS encoding DUF2997 domain-containing protein gives rise to the protein MQIIFTIDAQGNITSEVEGGDGTNCLDATKPYEEALGDDKPKREMKAEASQLNAISLTTKTQVRL
- a CDS encoding AAA family ATPase yields the protein MTAFNRIRDFFGAALPVVALDSPSAEELTTIEKIHVEVGKRLKLPVYVFDLAAGLRQVVSVQEATYFLEDGSEFEGEVFQHSTGFWTGDPENGLEEKQLRQENRNVSGIDLKPIATQFRNPLIDICKHIEQFDKKGIFVLIDLHHFLSGDRTVWEFRRSIKHLATALKQSHKRVVLLGSDIRLDADFSGLVYDAHNMLPELAEIQEAVNLCINDMEQEFTAIGGKNKFKVQLDGEEREAIFTACRGLSIEEALNALRIDMRSRRRVDGATAAAVTLFKIEKLEKLNIRFSHPPDVVPGGVQEFKAWVQQRKRLFNAVVSKQPIKLKLPVPRGCLIVGPSGTGKSLLAKTLGNCWNIPILQVDIGSFYSSLVGETEANFRRFTRMVDHIGPCVVLLDEVEKALAGVGGQSNDSGVSQRLFGSLLTWMNDKTSPCFVVATANNIEALPPEFKRKGRFDEIWFVDTPNQAERREILTVHLSRHGVEMSDRHLDILVKLTDEFVGAELGQVTNEAAIVAAEAGRDEILLSDMEEAIAQTVPLARSQADTLANLREWATTAARPASKAEAVQEAIAQPMNGKRGKPQMLIED